The following proteins are co-located in the Thermococcus sp. genome:
- a CDS encoding MCM2/3/5 family DNA replication licensing factor, translating into MDREDMIGRYANFLKGYVDNEGRGVYLNKLKDLLTLTPKRSLSIDWTHLNSYDPELAAELLENPEESILAAEDAIQIVLREQLLKEEEFKVHARFFNLPKTLLVKEIGSEHINRLIQVEGIITRVSEVKPFVEKAVFVCKDCGNEMVRLQRPYENLVKPAKCDACGSRNVDLNVEKSRFINFQSFRLQDRPESLKGGQMPRFVDAILLDDLVDTALPGDRVLVTGILRVILEQKDKRPIFKKVLEVNHIEQLSKEIEELEISPEDEQKIRELARRKDIVDAIVDSIAPAIWGHRTVKKGIALALFGGVQRNLPDGTKLRGESHVLLVGDPGVAKCVDYNTEVVLADGSLKKIGEIVEEAVERAEKDGTLGKVDDGAYAPIDLELYTLDAKTLKVRKVKANIAWKRTAPERMFRVKTGSGREIKVTPTHPFFVFEDGQFKTRKAEELREGGFIATPRKESEPRIIPETEDENLRKLLAESDIFWDRIEEIEEYKPEHPWVYDLQVPEHHNFIANDIFVHNSQILRYVANLAPRAIYTSGKSSSAAGLCVSPDSIIETNMGRIEIGKLIEKVTPGEVDDYKSVDAEVLGLAVKTKDGERKVLRLWKLKAPKELVRIKGENRKEITVTPETKLLTPNGWVQAREINGQVLTPEEPVRITKEFIPSPYEYVYDLTVEGSHSFIANGFVVHNTAAAVRDEFTGSWVLEAGVLVLADGGFACLHPDSRVLVDGRYQRIEDLFELNKSYKALSDGQVVDIQEKEINVVALDLESMKTKGSKATIIRRKPWKGDLLRIKFHSGNEVTLTPDHLLVDGRTLEWKEAEKFRVGDRIVAPLKLSQVKERVYILDILPSNWKVKLTREEKEELKAEVLKRFKTLAEFNRKHNVSKDFLSGKGSISIGKFRKILWELGIYEKWRERPLTYGPNYRRERLKVAYITPELAYFLGFLYGDGWIKRDGSKVHVRIVQSKIHRDQIQEIKSAFSSFYGGQLREYERTMRSETVTFHVSSPLLAYLYEYITGDSLKNTFSLDDEALKGFVAGALDSDGCVSIKRSKKGSIVHIEFMLSSDFEKDRAFALLLRRFDVYARVIQGDNANKIRITGREDVTNLLNAVKGYSVKAKDIPSKKHLVSSRSDKVPAEPVMRVAKEIIKSVPTKLLQERGLWSTVYSYAKDKYQPSRIQLRKLVVKLSDVLTPEIRLKLEILSTRDYFLDEITSIKKIPYEGYVYDLYVPGEHNFVAEGIIVHNCIDEFDKMSDRDRSAIHEALEQQSISISKAGITATLNSRTTVIAAANPKYGRFNRHKSLPEQLDLPPTLLSRFDLIFLLLDEPDEKVDASIAEHILKVRRGEAEAVTPKIPYDLLKKYIAYARKNVHPTLSREAMDEIKRYYVRMRKGFKHSGEEEGVQPIPVTARQLEALIRLSEAHARMRLSETVTREDARAAIQIIEEMIRTIATDEEGTLDISILEVGKSSKKINKIDRLLDVIKNLESEGEFGAPEDRVIEAAKQAGIGTENDIRKLLNDLKRDARIYEPRAGFYRVL; encoded by the coding sequence ATGGACCGCGAGGATATGATTGGGAGATACGCGAACTTCCTGAAGGGTTACGTGGACAACGAGGGCAGAGGAGTTTATCTAAACAAGCTGAAGGACCTGCTGACGCTCACCCCAAAGCGCTCACTCTCGATAGATTGGACGCACCTCAATTCATACGACCCGGAGCTTGCGGCAGAACTCTTGGAGAACCCAGAGGAGAGCATTTTAGCGGCCGAGGACGCGATTCAAATAGTCCTCCGCGAACAGCTCCTGAAAGAGGAGGAATTTAAGGTTCATGCGCGCTTCTTTAACCTCCCTAAGACGCTCTTGGTGAAGGAGATAGGGAGCGAGCACATAAACCGTCTTATACAGGTTGAGGGAATCATCACACGCGTCAGCGAGGTCAAGCCCTTCGTTGAAAAAGCCGTCTTCGTCTGTAAGGACTGCGGCAACGAGATGGTAAGACTCCAGAGACCATACGAGAACCTCGTCAAGCCTGCCAAGTGCGACGCCTGTGGAAGCAGAAACGTCGACCTTAACGTAGAGAAGAGTCGTTTCATAAACTTCCAGAGTTTCCGCCTTCAGGACAGACCCGAGAGCTTGAAGGGTGGTCAGATGCCCCGCTTCGTCGATGCAATTCTGCTCGACGACCTCGTTGACACGGCTCTGCCGGGTGACCGCGTTCTCGTTACCGGAATCCTCAGGGTTATCCTCGAGCAGAAGGACAAGAGGCCCATCTTTAAGAAGGTTCTTGAGGTCAACCACATAGAGCAACTCAGCAAGGAGATAGAGGAGCTTGAGATCTCTCCAGAGGACGAGCAGAAGATACGCGAGCTTGCCAGGAGGAAGGATATAGTTGACGCGATAGTGGACTCAATAGCACCGGCGATATGGGGCCACAGGACGGTGAAGAAGGGCATAGCTTTAGCTCTGTTCGGCGGAGTTCAGAGAAACCTGCCCGACGGGACCAAATTGAGGGGAGAGAGCCACGTCCTGCTTGTGGGAGACCCCGGAGTAGCTAAGTGCGTTGATTACAACACAGAGGTTGTTTTGGCCGATGGGAGCCTGAAAAAAATTGGAGAGATTGTTGAAGAAGCCGTTGAGAGGGCGGAAAAGGATGGGACACTCGGGAAGGTTGACGATGGTGCCTACGCTCCTATCGACCTTGAACTTTACACCCTCGACGCGAAGACCCTGAAGGTAAGAAAGGTCAAGGCCAATATAGCCTGGAAGAGAACCGCTCCAGAGAGAATGTTTAGGGTAAAGACCGGCAGCGGCAGGGAGATTAAGGTAACGCCAACTCATCCCTTCTTCGTCTTTGAGGACGGACAGTTTAAGACGAGGAAAGCGGAAGAGCTTAGAGAAGGGGGTTTCATAGCAACACCGAGAAAAGAAAGCGAACCGAGAATTATACCTGAAACGGAGGATGAGAACCTCAGAAAACTTCTAGCGGAGTCCGACATCTTCTGGGATAGGATTGAAGAGATCGAGGAGTACAAACCGGAGCACCCCTGGGTCTACGACCTCCAGGTTCCGGAGCACCACAACTTCATTGCCAACGATATCTTTGTCCACAACAGCCAGATTCTCCGCTACGTGGCTAATTTAGCTCCAAGGGCGATTTACACGAGTGGTAAAAGCAGTTCTGCGGCTGGGCTGTGTGTCTCTCCGGATTCGATTATTGAGACAAACATGGGCAGGATTGAAATAGGAAAACTCATTGAGAAGGTCACCCCTGGGGAAGTTGATGATTACAAGAGCGTTGACGCAGAGGTCCTTGGACTTGCAGTGAAGACCAAAGACGGCGAGAGAAAAGTCCTGCGCCTCTGGAAGCTAAAGGCTCCCAAAGAACTCGTTCGCATTAAAGGGGAGAACAGGAAAGAGATAACAGTGACCCCCGAGACGAAGCTCCTGACACCAAATGGATGGGTACAGGCACGGGAGATAAACGGGCAGGTTCTAACTCCCGAGGAACCGGTAAGAATAACAAAAGAATTCATTCCCTCCCCCTACGAGTACGTCTACGATCTCACGGTGGAAGGTTCTCACAGCTTCATAGCCAACGGCTTCGTTGTCCACAACACAGCGGCGGCAGTAAGAGACGAGTTCACCGGCTCGTGGGTCTTAGAAGCGGGTGTTCTCGTCTTAGCGGACGGTGGATTCGCCTGCCTGCATCCGGACTCAAGGGTTCTCGTTGACGGAAGATATCAGAGAATTGAAGACCTCTTTGAGCTGAACAAGTCCTACAAGGCCCTCTCAGACGGTCAGGTCGTGGACATTCAGGAGAAGGAGATAAACGTTGTTGCCCTCGACCTTGAAAGCATGAAGACAAAGGGTTCAAAGGCAACAATAATCCGCAGGAAGCCCTGGAAGGGAGATCTCCTCAGGATAAAGTTCCACTCCGGCAACGAGGTAACCCTAACTCCAGACCACCTCCTGGTGGACGGAAGGACGCTTGAGTGGAAGGAGGCTGAGAAGTTCAGGGTTGGAGATAGGATTGTCGCCCCGCTTAAACTTTCCCAAGTTAAAGAACGGGTTTACATACTCGACATTCTGCCATCAAACTGGAAGGTCAAATTGACCCGGGAAGAAAAGGAAGAACTGAAGGCAGAGGTCCTCAAGAGGTTCAAGACCCTTGCTGAGTTCAACAGGAAGCACAACGTTTCTAAGGATTTCCTTTCAGGAAAGGGTTCCATCAGCATTGGGAAGTTCAGGAAGATACTCTGGGAACTTGGGATTTACGAAAAATGGCGTGAAAGACCGTTAACCTACGGTCCAAACTACCGCAGGGAGCGCCTTAAGGTCGCTTACATAACCCCAGAGCTTGCCTACTTCTTGGGTTTCCTCTATGGAGACGGGTGGATAAAACGAGATGGCTCGAAGGTTCACGTCCGCATTGTGCAGTCAAAGATTCACAGAGACCAGATACAGGAGATTAAGAGCGCCTTTTCAAGCTTCTACGGTGGACAGCTGAGAGAATACGAGCGGACAATGAGAAGCGAGACGGTCACCTTCCACGTCAGTTCACCACTGCTCGCTTACCTCTACGAGTATATCACCGGAGACAGCCTCAAGAATACTTTCTCCTTGGACGATGAGGCCCTGAAGGGCTTTGTTGCAGGAGCACTTGACTCTGATGGCTGCGTGTCCATTAAGAGGAGCAAGAAAGGCAGCATTGTTCATATAGAATTCATGCTCTCAAGCGACTTTGAAAAGGATAGGGCCTTTGCACTCCTGCTCAGGAGATTCGATGTGTACGCGCGCGTAATTCAGGGGGATAACGCTAACAAAATTCGGATAACTGGAAGAGAAGACGTGACAAACCTGCTTAACGCGGTCAAAGGTTACAGCGTTAAAGCCAAAGACATACCATCCAAAAAGCACCTTGTTTCTTCGAGAAGCGATAAGGTTCCCGCTGAACCTGTAATGAGAGTTGCAAAGGAGATCATTAAAAGTGTTCCGACTAAGCTACTTCAAGAGAGGGGGCTTTGGAGTACGGTTTACTCCTACGCCAAGGACAAGTATCAGCCCAGTAGAATCCAGCTGAGAAAACTTGTAGTAAAACTCAGCGATGTCCTAACCCCTGAGATCAGACTTAAGCTTGAGATTCTATCGACAAGGGATTATTTCTTGGATGAAATCACCTCAATCAAAAAGATCCCCTATGAAGGCTACGTTTATGACCTCTACGTTCCGGGAGAGCACAACTTCGTCGCCGAGGGAATAATCGTTCACAACTGCATAGACGAGTTCGACAAGATGAGTGACAGGGATAGGAGCGCCATACATGAAGCGCTGGAACAGCAAAGCATCAGCATCAGTAAGGCGGGCATCACTGCGACGCTTAACTCGAGGACAACCGTCATAGCGGCCGCAAATCCGAAGTACGGCCGCTTCAATAGACATAAGAGCCTCCCGGAGCAGCTCGACCTCCCGCCCACATTGCTCAGCCGTTTCGACCTTATCTTCCTCCTGTTGGATGAACCTGATGAGAAGGTTGACGCGAGCATAGCTGAGCACATCCTTAAGGTCCGCAGGGGGGAGGCTGAGGCCGTAACGCCGAAGATACCCTACGACCTGCTCAAGAAGTACATAGCCTACGCAAGGAAGAACGTCCATCCCACTCTCAGTAGGGAAGCGATGGATGAGATAAAGCGCTACTACGTGAGGATGAGGAAGGGGTTCAAGCACTCCGGCGAGGAGGAAGGCGTACAACCGATTCCAGTGACTGCCAGACAGTTAGAGGCCCTGATAAGACTCAGTGAGGCCCACGCGAGGATGCGGCTGAGCGAGACGGTAACCAGGGAGGATGCAAGGGCGGCAATTCAGATAATCGAGGAGATGATAAGGACCATCGCTACTGATGAGGAAGGAACGCTCGACATATCCATCCTCGAGGTCGGTAAAAGCTCCAAGAAGATAAACAAGATTGACAGGCTCCTTGACGTCATCAAGAACCTTGAGAGTGAGGGCGAGTTCGGAGCACCGGAGGATAGGGTTATCGAGGCGGCGAAGCAGGCCGGAATTGGCACGGAGAATGATATTAGGAAACTGCTGAACGACCTGAAGAGGGATGCGAGGATATATGAGCCAAGGGCTGGGTTCTACAGGGTGCTTTGA
- a CDS encoding metallophosphoesterase — MLIGIMSDTHDNLPAIAKAVELFNRENVELVIHAGDYVAPFVAGELKKLKAPLRGVFGNNDGERKGLYEALGIYDELIELKADGMKIAVTHGTNEVLVRALARSRLYDVVVVGHTHRYEIREVGRTILINPGEVCGYLTGVKSVALLDTRKREVKIINLDTGELLGAMGL, encoded by the coding sequence GTGCTGATAGGGATAATGAGTGATACTCACGACAACCTTCCCGCTATAGCGAAGGCGGTGGAGCTTTTCAACCGCGAGAACGTTGAACTCGTCATCCATGCCGGGGACTATGTTGCTCCATTCGTCGCGGGTGAGCTTAAAAAGCTCAAGGCGCCGCTTAGAGGGGTCTTCGGCAACAACGACGGTGAGAGGAAGGGTCTCTACGAAGCGCTTGGCATCTACGACGAGCTGATAGAACTTAAGGCAGATGGCATGAAGATAGCTGTAACCCACGGGACGAACGAGGTCCTCGTCAGGGCGCTGGCAAGGAGCAGGCTCTACGATGTGGTCGTCGTCGGCCACACCCACCGCTACGAGATACGCGAGGTGGGTAGGACGATACTCATCAACCCGGGGGAGGTCTGCGGCTACCTGACTGGGGTCAAGAGCGTCGCTTTGCTTGACACGAGGAAGAGGGAAGTGAAGATCATCAACCTCGACACAGGGGAGCTTCTTGGGGCGATGGGCCTCTGA
- the rtcA gene encoding RNA 3'-terminal phosphate cyclase — MEWVEIDGSYGEGGGQILRTAVALSIVTGKATRIKRIRVNRPNPGLRPQHLHGVLALKELGGARVEGAGVGSTELEFIPGKTKPKHIRVPINTTGSITLVLQALLPAMAFTGGSFEITGGTDVPWSPPIDYLKNVTLFALETMGLNAELEIRRRGHYPKGRGLIVGKVEPWEKRKPLKALEWRRIGRFAGTSHATNLPAHVAERQAKATQERLLELYNVPVEIKREISRSFGPGSGIVVWVETDGLRLGGDALGKRGKPAEAVGREAADELLEALTSGAAVDRFLGDQLIPFLALAGGEMKVAEITNHLVTNVWVVERFLGKIFEVKGEIGGPGVVRVVRRVEV; from the coding sequence ATGGAGTGGGTCGAGATAGACGGTTCCTATGGTGAAGGAGGAGGCCAGATACTCAGGACGGCCGTTGCACTCTCCATTGTCACTGGAAAGGCAACTAGGATAAAACGGATTAGGGTAAACCGCCCCAATCCCGGCTTAAGGCCTCAGCACCTCCATGGGGTTCTGGCTTTGAAGGAGCTGGGCGGTGCTAGGGTTGAAGGTGCGGGAGTTGGTTCGACGGAGCTTGAGTTCATTCCGGGTAAGACAAAGCCGAAGCACATTCGCGTCCCTATAAACACCACTGGAAGTATAACCCTCGTTCTTCAGGCGTTATTGCCGGCTATGGCTTTCACTGGCGGGAGCTTCGAGATAACAGGGGGGACGGACGTCCCCTGGAGCCCACCGATTGATTATCTGAAGAACGTCACTCTCTTCGCGCTTGAAACGATGGGGCTAAATGCTGAGCTTGAAATCAGGCGAAGGGGCCACTACCCGAAGGGTCGCGGTTTGATAGTCGGCAAAGTTGAGCCGTGGGAGAAGAGGAAGCCGTTAAAGGCGCTTGAATGGAGACGCATAGGCCGTTTCGCAGGAACAAGCCACGCGACCAATCTGCCGGCCCACGTTGCCGAGAGACAGGCCAAAGCGACCCAAGAGAGACTGCTGGAGCTTTATAACGTTCCGGTAGAGATTAAGCGAGAGATTTCACGCTCGTTCGGCCCGGGGAGCGGCATCGTCGTCTGGGTCGAGACCGATGGACTGAGGCTCGGCGGGGATGCTCTGGGGAAGCGCGGCAAGCCGGCGGAGGCCGTTGGCAGGGAAGCGGCGGACGAGCTTTTGGAGGCGCTGACGAGCGGGGCCGCGGTGGATAGGTTCCTTGGTGACCAGCTGATACCCTTCTTGGCGCTAGCCGGCGGAGAGATGAAGGTCGCGGAGATAACGAACCACCTCGTTACCAACGTCTGGGTTGTGGAGAGGTTCCTCGGGAAGATCTTCGAGGTGAAGGGCGAAATCGGAGGTCCTGGAGTGGTTAGGGTTGTGAGAAGAGTGGAGGTCTAA
- a CDS encoding HEPN domain-containing protein: MSMFRRVEHERWMEQAEKTLRSVLRDLEGGDYEWVSFKAQQVAELAVKALLREVGFAPIGHSITRLLRNL, from the coding sequence ATGTCTATGTTCAGGCGGGTCGAACACGAGAGGTGGATGGAGCAGGCGGAGAAGACCCTTCGCTCCGTCCTCAGGGACTTGGAAGGTGGAGATTATGAGTGGGTGAGCTTCAAGGCCCAGCAGGTGGCAGAGCTGGCGGTTAAGGCACTCCTTCGGGAAGTGGGCTTTGCCCCCATCGGCCACTCCATAACAAGACTTCTCAGAAACCTGTGA
- a CDS encoding TatD family hydrolase produces MIIWDNHFHVDPYHGLFLDAVEEFHKAGGTHLVVVYKSAHDYGFPGLKTEDFTKAMDFHIELVERINKETPVKAYAIVGVHPAEFDYLAREKGLEYAKSEVMRALEYAQKLCLDGKAIGIGEIGRPHYEVPAEIWQASIELMKYGMSLAKEADCAVQLHTESFDEEKFRELGGYVKEVGIKPYKVVKHFSPPLIKVAEEVGVFPSVIASRKNIKAAIEQGNRFMMETDYIDDKRRPGAVLGPKTVPKRTKAFLQNGVFTEEDVYKIHVENPEKVYGVEVEE; encoded by the coding sequence ATGATAATCTGGGACAACCACTTTCACGTCGACCCTTATCACGGGCTGTTTCTCGATGCTGTTGAGGAGTTCCACAAAGCCGGAGGCACTCATCTCGTCGTCGTCTATAAGAGTGCCCACGACTACGGTTTCCCAGGCCTCAAGACGGAGGACTTCACCAAGGCAATGGACTTCCACATTGAGCTGGTTGAGAGGATTAACAAAGAGACCCCTGTGAAGGCCTACGCCATCGTTGGCGTCCACCCTGCCGAGTTCGACTACCTAGCGAGGGAAAAGGGCCTCGAATATGCAAAGAGCGAAGTCATGAGAGCTTTGGAATACGCGCAAAAGCTCTGCCTCGATGGGAAGGCGATAGGCATAGGTGAGATAGGCAGGCCACACTACGAGGTTCCCGCGGAGATATGGCAGGCAAGCATAGAGCTTATGAAGTATGGCATGAGCCTTGCTAAGGAGGCAGACTGCGCAGTCCAGCTGCACACGGAGAGCTTCGACGAGGAGAAGTTCAGAGAACTCGGGGGGTATGTGAAAGAGGTTGGAATAAAGCCGTACAAGGTTGTCAAACACTTCTCTCCACCGCTGATCAAGGTGGCTGAGGAGGTCGGCGTCTTCCCAAGCGTAATCGCGAGCAGGAAGAACATAAAAGCCGCGATAGAGCAGGGAAACAGGTTTATGATGGAGACGGACTACATAGACGACAAAAGGCGGCCGGGGGCTGTCCTGGGACCGAAAACCGTTCCAAAGAGAACGAAGGCTTTCCTGCAGAACGGAGTTTTCACAGAGGAGGACGTTTACAAAATCCATGTCGAGAATCCAGAGAAGGTCTATGGGGTTGAGGTGGAGGAGTAG
- the pbp11 gene encoding tRNA-binding protein Pbp11 yields MVGMSIWSRIRRWTDRKTDKEEVVSKKPVGRFQVAGVTSILGRQVLGGVVLDGVIYPGYKLKGDGIALVREIHIQNRKVDFAVEGDRVALVLEGTLKLRDGDAIEVYQS; encoded by the coding sequence ATGGTGGGAATGAGTATCTGGAGCAGAATTCGCCGATGGACTGACAGGAAAACGGATAAGGAGGAGGTGGTGTCAAAGAAACCTGTCGGAAGATTTCAAGTGGCTGGGGTTACTTCCATACTCGGGAGGCAGGTTCTTGGCGGGGTCGTCCTTGACGGAGTAATCTACCCGGGCTACAAGCTGAAGGGCGATGGGATAGCCCTTGTAAGGGAGATACACATCCAGAACCGGAAAGTGGATTTCGCAGTCGAAGGCGACCGGGTGGCACTGGTTCTTGAGGGAACGCTAAAGCTTAGGGACGGTGATGCCATTGAAGTTTATCAATCGTGA
- a CDS encoding DUF257 family protein: MMELKKPVLTTAEDLEKLIENIKTGGLTIVENSSVFGTEFTLYFFKAFSEKNGIPLVIEDIFDTLPVYATHLKLMGFSPGMKDVNVIKVGGSQEVGNVVGRIEFEEDPNVYQRKLERELEKLSYERYIHLVLGLERLLVFQKGIYNTYTLLNLIRRKLGSRRSKNVYIIERPVVEKLKFNPLPFLEDIATSVVQLSDEEELVKIRFRKSPFTLLAHKGHILISPREIVRWWE; encoded by the coding sequence ATGATGGAGCTGAAAAAGCCCGTGTTGACGACCGCCGAGGACCTGGAAAAGCTTATAGAGAACATAAAAACCGGCGGACTTACCATAGTGGAGAACAGCTCAGTCTTCGGGACGGAGTTCACCCTTTACTTCTTTAAGGCATTTTCCGAGAAAAACGGTATACCCCTCGTAATTGAGGACATCTTCGACACACTCCCGGTTTATGCGACCCACCTCAAGCTTATGGGATTCTCCCCCGGAATGAAGGACGTCAACGTCATAAAGGTAGGTGGGAGTCAGGAAGTCGGCAACGTTGTCGGCAGGATAGAGTTCGAAGAGGATCCAAACGTCTACCAGAGAAAGCTGGAGCGCGAGCTTGAGAAACTGTCCTACGAGAGATACATCCACCTAGTCCTCGGGCTTGAGCGGCTTCTGGTGTTCCAGAAGGGGATATACAACACATACACCCTCCTCAACCTTATCCGCAGAAAACTCGGCAGCAGAAGGAGCAAGAACGTCTACATAATCGAGCGCCCAGTGGTCGAAAAGCTGAAGTTCAACCCCCTGCCTTTCCTAGAGGACATAGCAACGTCGGTCGTCCAGCTCAGTGATGAGGAAGAACTCGTAAAGATAAGGTTCAGGAAGTCTCCGTTCACTCTCCTAGCCCATAAGGGTCATATCCTCATCTCCCCAAGGGAAATAGTCCGATGGTGGGAATGA
- a CDS encoding DUF257 family protein has translation MEWEDAFEILDSILPGETVLLEYTPSYIPEFVLKAFVEYSKERKVPLLIDDDFDTLHTIATRARFLGVEMDLSGAKVIKTGGKEEEVGNVVARVAFHPDAGVYIRNYEEAGRRVLGDAQYPMLNLVLGIENLFLFMRSSLNSYQLILSIQRFLGNRRRKAFYLVNREALETLSSGVLEELERISTTVIKMNPYPTGARGNVKKSVNPSLTGKKFDIAVRGLGA, from the coding sequence ATGGAATGGGAGGACGCTTTTGAGATACTCGACTCCATTCTTCCAGGGGAGACGGTTCTGCTTGAGTACACCCCATCCTATATCCCCGAGTTCGTTCTGAAGGCATTCGTTGAATATTCCAAAGAGCGGAAGGTTCCGCTACTCATAGACGACGACTTCGACACCCTGCACACGATAGCCACTCGCGCGAGGTTCTTGGGGGTTGAAATGGATCTCAGCGGTGCTAAGGTCATAAAAACCGGAGGAAAGGAGGAAGAAGTTGGAAACGTTGTGGCGAGAGTAGCTTTCCACCCGGACGCGGGGGTTTATATAAGGAACTATGAGGAAGCGGGGAGGAGAGTTCTCGGCGATGCACAGTACCCCATGCTGAACCTCGTTTTGGGAATTGAGAACCTGTTCCTCTTTATGAGAAGCTCACTCAACTCCTACCAGCTCATACTCAGCATTCAACGCTTCTTGGGGAACAGGAGAAGGAAAGCATTCTACCTCGTGAACAGGGAGGCACTTGAAACCCTATCAAGCGGTGTCCTGGAGGAACTCGAACGGATATCCACCACGGTGATAAAAATGAATCCCTACCCAACGGGAGCCAGGGGAAATGTAAAGAAGAGCGTCAATCCCTCCCTCACGGGGAAGAAGTTCGACATCGCCGTCAGGGGGCTGGGAGCATGA
- a CDS encoding asparagine synthetase A, protein MDALQIVTRKIEPIMEVQTRVIDYMTRYMVGRGFKWLLPVMLSSITDPLWPDPAAREALKPLEVEVYGERLRLTHSMILHKQMAVAMGIDKLFILSPNIRLEGRSADDGRHTYEFTQFDFEIAGASMADVIKLIEDLISGLFKEARSWGLERRIPRVRPPFRRFTLEEIKEEFGSEEEASRLMKEPFWITDIEREFYDREDPEKPGHFRNYDLYLPGGYGEVSSGGEREWEYKVIVRKMRKAGISLEAFRPYLEVAKAGLLRPSAGAGIGVERLVRYMVGAEHIAEVQPFPRIPGTPAVI, encoded by the coding sequence ATGGACGCTCTCCAAATCGTGACCAGAAAAATTGAACCAATTATGGAAGTTCAGACGAGAGTCATTGACTACATGACAAGATACATGGTGGGCAGGGGCTTCAAGTGGCTCCTTCCCGTGATGCTCAGCTCGATAACTGACCCACTCTGGCCAGACCCTGCCGCACGAGAAGCCCTGAAGCCTCTGGAAGTTGAAGTATACGGGGAAAGGCTTAGACTAACTCATAGTATGATACTTCACAAACAGATGGCGGTGGCGATGGGGATAGACAAACTATTCATCCTCTCACCGAACATCAGACTTGAGGGAAGGAGCGCCGACGACGGAAGGCATACCTACGAGTTTACCCAGTTCGACTTTGAGATTGCCGGAGCGAGCATGGCCGACGTTATAAAACTCATCGAGGACCTCATCAGTGGCCTCTTTAAGGAGGCGAGAAGCTGGGGACTTGAGAGAAGGATACCTCGGGTGAGACCACCATTCAGGCGCTTTACCCTGGAGGAGATAAAAGAGGAATTCGGGAGTGAAGAAGAGGCAAGCAGACTTATGAAGGAGCCATTCTGGATAACGGACATTGAGAGGGAGTTTTACGACAGGGAAGACCCCGAGAAGCCCGGCCACTTCAGGAACTATGACCTCTACCTACCCGGGGGCTATGGAGAAGTTTCCAGCGGTGGCGAGAGGGAGTGGGAGTATAAGGTTATAGTCAGGAAGATGAGGAAAGCCGGGATAAGCCTCGAAGCGTTCAGGCCCTACCTTGAAGTCGCCAAAGCTGGCCTGTTGCGGCCCAGCGCGGGGGCAGGGATAGGCGTAGAAAGACTGGTTCGGTATATGGTGGGAGCGGAGCACATAGCCGAGGTGCAACCCTTCCCGAGGATTCCGGGGACTCCTGCTGTGATTTAG
- a CDS encoding ATPase, giving the protein MGVYISTPEDLVRYGSATEEQLETLKKALLERKDVLIVGSSRSGKTKLVEALMGFIPDNRKVAVITAYGEFKPFKPNIVVIDTQFDSRSMKVRTSEVISKIRAINPDYVVIDTVHTIDAARIFRELIDDYSFIVTSLALIDNIEDEVKHWLGIDGGTFDKFDVVVELRRDWRTGKKTIDRIYEVKDGTLKVLL; this is encoded by the coding sequence ATGGGAGTTTACATATCCACCCCCGAAGACCTCGTTCGCTATGGTTCCGCCACAGAGGAACAGCTTGAAACCCTGAAGAAGGCCCTCCTTGAGAGGAAGGACGTCCTAATCGTTGGTTCAAGCCGCTCTGGAAAGACGAAGCTCGTCGAAGCCCTTATGGGGTTCATACCCGACAACAGGAAGGTGGCGGTCATTACCGCCTATGGTGAGTTCAAGCCATTCAAGCCTAACATCGTTGTCATAGATACACAGTTTGACAGCCGCTCCATGAAAGTGAGGACCTCTGAGGTTATCTCGAAGATTCGCGCTATAAACCCTGATTACGTCGTCATCGACACGGTTCACACGATAGATGCTGCTAGGATATTCAGGGAGTTAATAGACGACTACTCATTCATCGTCACATCGCTCGCGCTCATCGACAACATAGAGGACGAGGTAAAGCACTGGCTGGGGATAGACGGTGGGACATTCGACAAGTTCGATGTCGTTGTTGAACTCAGGAGGGACTGGAGGACGGGGAAAAAGACCATAGATCGGATTTATGAAGTAAAAGACGGGACATTGAAAGTCCTTTTATAA